A window from Candidatus Delongbacteria bacterium encodes these proteins:
- a CDS encoding N-acetylmuramoyl-L-alanine amidase: MDHLRPATRPPVTRGSAPVLLLVLWLLAAAQPGARALAVLSPPEPDRELLVTLPGGGEAILPTWRTGRAPGGLRQFSLDDLLRLEGLLADVDGPAWTLQARGHRVRVVEGLRFVEVDGTLLSLDQAPVNGPDGLLVELELLRRLLASGLLQGRLDEGRDELALQPLPVALERETVPGGELLRLRLPEIPVFESVPGAGRLDLRLPDLDELAGLEDPARLKPGGDPLIRGLTARRDGGEWVLGLALSSQAELVDVEEVEALGEIQVLLRRRGAVVAAGPLHEPAPEEEAPAPALTGLREELTRIVIDAGHGGHDPGAVSRWGKSEKDLTLAIALELRERLRRELPGVDVLLTRERDEYLPLGERTRRANQAQGQLFVSIHINAAKDRRARGHEVFFLRPGMNEHARQVALRENSQLDFEGPDAQGERPPEDWILASMAQSGWAEESRGVAQLLSRHLGRITERRRRPVQQAGFQVLVGASMPAVLVECGFLTNGEDHRQLASGEGQRALAQALAAGLKELHALSAGQP; encoded by the coding sequence ATGGACCACCTCCGCCCCGCCACCCGCCCGCCTGTCACACGGGGATCCGCGCCGGTCCTGCTGCTGGTCCTCTGGCTGCTGGCCGCAGCCCAGCCCGGGGCGCGGGCTCTGGCCGTCCTCTCCCCACCCGAACCCGACCGCGAGCTGCTGGTGACCCTTCCCGGCGGCGGCGAGGCCATTCTGCCCACCTGGCGGACCGGCCGCGCGCCGGGCGGCCTGCGCCAGTTCAGCCTGGACGACCTGCTGCGCCTGGAAGGCCTGCTGGCCGACGTGGACGGCCCCGCCTGGACCCTGCAGGCCCGGGGCCATCGCGTCCGGGTGGTGGAGGGCCTGCGCTTCGTGGAAGTGGACGGGACGCTGCTCAGCCTGGACCAGGCTCCCGTGAACGGACCGGACGGTCTGCTGGTGGAGTTGGAGCTGCTGCGCCGCCTGCTGGCGTCGGGGCTGTTGCAGGGGCGGCTGGACGAGGGGCGCGACGAACTGGCCCTCCAGCCGCTGCCCGTCGCGCTGGAGCGCGAGACCGTCCCTGGCGGCGAGCTGCTGCGCCTGCGGCTGCCGGAGATCCCGGTTTTCGAATCCGTTCCCGGGGCGGGCCGGCTGGACCTGCGCCTGCCCGACCTGGACGAGCTGGCCGGATTGGAGGATCCCGCGCGCCTGAAGCCGGGCGGCGATCCGCTGATCCGCGGCCTGACGGCCCGGCGGGACGGCGGCGAGTGGGTGCTGGGTCTGGCCCTCTCGTCCCAGGCGGAGCTGGTGGACGTGGAAGAGGTGGAGGCGCTGGGGGAGATCCAGGTCCTGCTGCGCCGGCGGGGGGCCGTGGTGGCGGCCGGGCCGCTGCACGAGCCCGCCCCGGAGGAGGAGGCTCCCGCGCCCGCTCTGACCGGCCTGCGCGAGGAACTCACGCGCATCGTCATCGACGCGGGCCACGGCGGCCACGACCCGGGCGCTGTCTCACGCTGGGGCAAGAGCGAGAAGGACTTGACCCTGGCCATCGCCCTGGAACTGCGCGAGCGGCTCAGGCGCGAACTGCCCGGCGTGGACGTGCTGCTCACCCGCGAACGCGACGAGTACCTGCCCCTGGGCGAGCGCACGCGCCGGGCTAACCAGGCCCAGGGCCAGCTCTTCGTTTCCATCCACATCAACGCCGCCAAGGACCGGCGCGCCCGGGGCCACGAGGTGTTCTTCCTGCGGCCGGGCATGAACGAACACGCCCGCCAGGTGGCCCTGCGCGAGAATTCCCAACTCGACTTCGAGGGTCCGGATGCCCAGGGCGAGCGCCCGCCCGAGGACTGGATCCTCGCCTCCATGGCCCAGTCCGGCTGGGCCGAGGAGAGCCGGGGCGTGGCCCAACTCCTCTCCCGCCACCTGGGCCGGATCACCGAGCGCCGCCGCCGGCCCGTCCAGCAGGCCGGTTTCCAGGTGCTCGTGGGGGCCAGCATGCCTGCCGTGCTGGTGGAGTGCGGCTTCCTGACCAACGGCGAGGACCACCGGCAGCTGGCATCGGGCGAGGGCCAGCGCGCCCTGGCCCAGGCGCTGGCCGCGGGGCTGAAGGAACTGCACGCGCTCAGCGCGGGGCAGCCGTGA
- a CDS encoding 4Fe-4S binding protein: protein MARFVRVDRQATLKTALYYPAVWTGLWITARHFFVNMGRHTLHAIGLKGGKPGSTTLQYPEVMRPLPRVLRSKHRIKVHEDGRPKCTACMLCETACPDFCISITPMEHDGSPEEKAPAEFRIDLDRCCFCGFCVEACPKDAIYMDTQIMEISSDRRENFILRLPELLDPKPLICTGPEFRGKPVEKVLPHLGWRNLDHVTPVKVDLRYREEQLARLHAGNPATRPAGLE, encoded by the coding sequence ATGGCCCGCTTCGTGCGTGTGGACCGCCAGGCGACCCTGAAGACCGCGCTGTACTACCCGGCCGTCTGGACCGGGCTTTGGATCACGGCCCGCCATTTCTTCGTCAACATGGGCCGCCACACCCTCCACGCCATCGGACTGAAGGGGGGCAAGCCCGGCTCCACCACCCTGCAGTACCCGGAGGTGATGCGCCCCCTGCCGCGCGTCCTGCGCAGCAAGCACCGCATCAAGGTGCACGAGGACGGGCGCCCCAAGTGCACGGCCTGCATGCTCTGCGAGACCGCCTGCCCCGACTTCTGCATCTCCATCACGCCCATGGAGCACGACGGCAGCCCGGAGGAGAAGGCCCCGGCGGAGTTCCGCATCGACCTGGACCGCTGCTGTTTCTGCGGCTTCTGCGTGGAGGCCTGCCCCAAGGACGCCATCTACATGGACACGCAGATCATGGAGATCTCCAGCGACCGCCGGGAGAACTTCATCCTGCGGCTGCCGGAACTGTTGGATCCCAAGCCCCTGATCTGCACGGGACCCGAGTTCCGCGGCAAGCCCGTGGAGAAGGTGCTGCCGCACCTGGGCTGGCGCAACCTGGACCACGTCACCCCCGTCAAGGTGGACCTGCGCTACCGCGAGGAGCAGCTGGCCCGCCTGCACGCCGGCAATCCCGCCACGCGGCCCGCCGGGCTCGAATGA
- a CDS encoding complex I subunit 1 family protein has translation MLFEILLALVKVVVILLGVILPLAALLTWAERKQSAVMQDRIGANRADILGLRVWGLFNILADGIKSFSKEDWVPPFANRFLFNIAPFVGLFAAMVTFAVIPFGPPLTIGGREIALQVADLNVGFLYILAFGSMGVYSVVLAGWASNNKFAQLGAMRGISQMISYEVVLGLSLVGVVLVTGSVRLPEIVAAQGQHWFGWIPKWGVFTQPLAFLLFLPAAIAETKRVPFDIPEGESEIIGYNLEYSGAKFALFLLGEFMEIVVLGALVTTLFFGGWQVPWLADSGFVFGNGATLELAPLVVFILRIGSFLLKLLFFCWLQLLIRWTLPRFRFDHLLRLGWKEMLPLALLNVVVTAFVMLS, from the coding sequence ATGCTGTTCGAGATCCTGCTGGCGCTGGTCAAGGTGGTGGTGATCCTGCTGGGGGTCATCCTGCCGCTGGCCGCCCTGCTGACCTGGGCCGAGCGCAAGCAGAGCGCGGTCATGCAGGACCGCATCGGCGCCAACCGCGCGGACATCCTGGGACTGCGGGTCTGGGGCCTGTTCAACATCCTCGCCGACGGGATCAAGTCCTTCTCGAAGGAGGACTGGGTGCCGCCTTTCGCCAACCGCTTCCTGTTCAACATCGCGCCCTTCGTGGGCCTGTTCGCCGCCATGGTCACCTTCGCCGTGATTCCCTTCGGCCCGCCGCTGACCATCGGCGGCCGGGAGATCGCCCTCCAGGTGGCCGACCTGAACGTGGGCTTCCTCTACATCCTGGCCTTCGGCTCCATGGGCGTTTACAGCGTGGTGCTGGCCGGCTGGGCCAGCAACAACAAGTTCGCCCAGCTGGGCGCCATGCGCGGCATCAGTCAGATGATCAGCTACGAGGTGGTGCTGGGCCTGTCCCTGGTGGGCGTCGTGCTGGTGACGGGCAGCGTGCGCCTGCCCGAGATCGTGGCCGCCCAGGGCCAGCACTGGTTCGGCTGGATCCCCAAGTGGGGCGTGTTCACGCAGCCCCTGGCCTTCCTGCTCTTCCTGCCGGCGGCCATCGCCGAGACCAAGCGCGTGCCCTTCGACATCCCCGAGGGCGAGAGCGAGATCATTGGCTACAACCTGGAATACTCGGGGGCCAAGTTCGCCCTCTTCCTGCTGGGCGAGTTCATGGAAATCGTGGTGCTGGGCGCCCTGGTCACCACGCTGTTCTTCGGCGGCTGGCAGGTGCCCTGGCTGGCGGACTCGGGCTTCGTGTTCGGCAATGGCGCGACACTGGAACTGGCCCCGCTGGTGGTGTTCATCCTGCGCATCGGGTCCTTCCTGCTCAAGCTGCTGTTCTTCTGCTGGCTGCAGCTGCTGATCCGTTGGACCCTGCCGCGCTTCCGCTTCGACCACCTGCTGCGGCTGGGTTGGAAGGAAATGCTGCCCCTGGCCCTGCTCAACGTGGTGGTGACGGCGTTCGTGATGCTGAGCTAG
- a CDS encoding 2Fe-2S iron-sulfur cluster-binding protein, translating into MPKLTVDGRPVEVPSGTRLIEACKQAGVVVPHFCYHPGLSVAGNCRMCMVEIEMGGRSRVAASCVEPALDGMTIRTASADVLDTRQGVMEFLLLNHPIDCPYCDCAGECKLQDYYMEWGAIDTGSRRETEPVHKPKRQPIGPHVMLDSERCVLCSRCVRFCQEVTGTHELGIEERGSHSTLHLAEGKSLDNPYSGNVVDLCPVGALTDRDFRFQRRVWFLRKADSICPGCSKGCNVELQFDEQRDYKNPESGRRVQRVKPRFNEQVNQWWLCDRGRYGYPAIDEGRLEQPRVTRDGQLAVTDWEDALGEAARHLDDELRRHADQTAVLFNPDMSCEDLLAARSLFLDQLKVTRADYQLELDPRGAEDGLLMKADLHPNRAGCAALGLKRGAFADGQLLDEIRSGRVRSLVCFHWDLPGLLGAEARDLLTRLRFLLVITPREQAWDNLAHVQLPAAVTAEQSGSFINCDGLGQRFQAAFAPLGAAHRGVDLLLELGARLGRRPAQATLDALVKRLEAEVPALRGLPSPPAPSRHVSKEAAPR; encoded by the coding sequence ATGCCCAAGTTGACCGTCGACGGCCGCCCGGTGGAGGTTCCGTCCGGCACGCGCCTGATCGAGGCCTGCAAGCAGGCGGGCGTGGTGGTGCCGCATTTCTGCTACCACCCCGGCCTCAGCGTCGCGGGCAACTGCCGCATGTGCATGGTCGAGATCGAGATGGGCGGCCGCTCGCGCGTGGCCGCCTCCTGCGTGGAACCCGCGCTGGACGGCATGACCATCCGCACCGCCAGCGCCGATGTGCTGGACACGCGCCAGGGCGTGATGGAATTCCTGCTGCTCAACCATCCCATCGATTGTCCCTACTGCGACTGCGCGGGCGAGTGCAAGCTGCAGGACTACTACATGGAGTGGGGGGCCATCGACACCGGCAGCCGCCGGGAGACGGAACCCGTCCACAAGCCCAAGCGCCAGCCCATCGGACCGCACGTGATGCTGGACTCGGAGCGCTGCGTGCTCTGCTCGCGCTGCGTGCGCTTCTGCCAGGAGGTCACCGGCACCCACGAGCTGGGCATCGAGGAGCGCGGCAGCCACAGCACGCTGCATCTGGCCGAGGGCAAATCGCTGGACAACCCCTACTCGGGCAACGTCGTCGACCTCTGTCCCGTGGGGGCCCTGACGGACCGCGACTTCCGTTTCCAGCGCCGGGTCTGGTTCCTGCGCAAGGCGGACAGCATCTGCCCGGGCTGCAGCAAGGGCTGCAACGTGGAACTGCAGTTCGACGAGCAGCGGGACTACAAGAACCCGGAGAGCGGCCGGCGCGTGCAGCGCGTCAAGCCGCGCTTCAACGAGCAGGTCAACCAGTGGTGGCTCTGCGACCGCGGCCGCTACGGCTATCCCGCCATCGATGAAGGCCGGCTGGAGCAGCCGCGGGTGACCCGCGACGGCCAGCTGGCGGTCACGGACTGGGAGGACGCCTTGGGCGAGGCGGCGCGGCACCTGGACGACGAGTTGCGCCGGCACGCCGACCAGACCGCCGTGCTGTTCAACCCGGACATGAGCTGCGAAGACCTGCTGGCCGCACGCTCGCTCTTCCTGGACCAGCTCAAGGTGACGCGGGCGGACTATCAGCTCGAACTGGATCCCCGCGGCGCGGAGGACGGACTGCTGATGAAGGCCGACCTGCACCCCAACCGCGCGGGCTGCGCGGCGCTGGGGCTCAAGCGCGGCGCCTTCGCGGACGGCCAGTTGCTGGACGAGATCCGCTCCGGCCGCGTGCGCAGCCTGGTCTGTTTCCATTGGGACCTGCCCGGGCTGTTGGGCGCCGAGGCCCGGGACCTGCTGACGCGCCTGCGCTTCCTGCTGGTGATCACGCCCCGGGAGCAGGCCTGGGACAACCTGGCCCACGTGCAGTTGCCCGCCGCCGTGACGGCGGAGCAGAGCGGCAGCTTCATCAATTGCGACGGACTGGGGCAGCGCTTCCAGGCGGCCTTCGCGCCGCTGGGCGCGGCCCACCGGGGCGTGGATCTGCTGCTGGAGCTGGGGGCCCGGCTGGGCCGCCGGCCCGCCCAGGCCACGCTGGACGCGCTGGTCAAGCGTCTGGAGGCCGAAGTGCCGGCCCTGCGCGGACTGCCGTCGCCGCCGGCTCCGTCCCGGCACGTGTCGAAGGAGGCGGCCCCGCGCTAG
- a CDS encoding NADH-quinone oxidoreductase subunit D, with product MSEQSGGTPPITAHSTEMTLNMGPSHPTTHGIVRLKVRTQGEEITDCDIEIGYLHRGFEKMCENHPWNQCVVYVDRLNYVSPIINDVGYHMAVEKLLDIEVPVRGQWLRMLTSELMRICDHQTCIAASCMELGAFTAFLYLIKGRDLIWEVLEKICGARVTTSYTRIGGLAYEPYPGMKEEILELFTDLRDINREIDQLMSDNRIFIDRTRGVGALDRATCLSYGFTGPVARAAGIEYDVRVQHPYLLYNQVDFDIPVCSGGDCYDRYLVRLHEMEQSLRIVEQSLAKLPADGPVSVPDARYTAPPKEQVYTRIEGLMNHFKHHMWGHMLTPPPGAVYHAVEGGNGELGFYLVSTGGEQPWKVRCRPPCFGITQALKEMIIGRSIADVVPIFGSINMIGGELDR from the coding sequence ATGTCTGAGCAGAGCGGCGGAACCCCGCCCATCACGGCCCACTCCACGGAAATGACCCTCAACATGGGGCCCAGCCATCCCACCACGCACGGCATCGTGCGGCTCAAGGTGCGCACCCAGGGCGAGGAGATCACCGACTGCGACATCGAGATCGGCTACCTGCACCGCGGCTTCGAGAAGATGTGCGAGAACCACCCCTGGAACCAGTGCGTGGTCTACGTGGACCGGCTCAACTACGTCTCGCCGATCATCAACGACGTGGGCTACCACATGGCCGTGGAGAAGCTGCTGGACATCGAGGTCCCCGTGCGCGGCCAGTGGCTGCGCATGCTGACCAGCGAGCTGATGCGCATCTGCGACCACCAGACCTGCATCGCGGCCTCGTGCATGGAGCTGGGCGCCTTCACGGCCTTCCTCTACCTGATCAAGGGCCGCGACCTGATCTGGGAAGTGCTGGAGAAGATCTGCGGCGCCCGGGTGACCACCAGCTACACGCGCATTGGCGGGTTGGCCTATGAGCCCTACCCGGGCATGAAGGAGGAGATCCTCGAGCTCTTCACCGACCTGCGTGACATCAACCGCGAGATCGACCAGCTGATGAGCGACAACCGGATCTTCATCGACCGCACGCGCGGCGTGGGGGCCCTGGACCGCGCGACCTGCCTGAGCTACGGCTTCACGGGCCCCGTGGCCCGCGCGGCGGGGATCGAGTACGACGTGCGCGTCCAGCATCCCTACCTGTTGTACAACCAGGTGGACTTCGACATTCCGGTGTGCAGCGGCGGCGACTGCTACGACCGCTACCTGGTGCGGCTCCACGAGATGGAGCAGAGCCTGCGCATCGTCGAGCAGAGCCTGGCCAAGCTGCCGGCGGACGGCCCGGTCAGCGTTCCCGACGCGCGCTACACGGCGCCGCCCAAGGAGCAGGTCTACACGCGGATCGAAGGCCTGATGAACCACTTCAAGCACCACATGTGGGGCCACATGCTGACCCCGCCACCCGGCGCCGTGTATCACGCCGTGGAGGGCGGCAACGGCGAGCTGGGCTTTTACCTGGTGTCCACGGGGGGCGAGCAGCCCTGGAAGGTGCGCTGCCGGCCGCCCTGTTTCGGGATCACCCAGGCCCTGAAGGAGATGATCATCGGCCGCTCCATCGCGGACGTGGTCCCCATTTTCGGCTCGATCAACATGATCGGCGGCGAGCTGGATCGCTGA
- a CDS encoding NADH-quinone oxidoreductase subunit C, translated as MSGTRTERTFQATGSWAGPELTERISERFESAVLGFSEAFGEREVTVRREIWPTLARWLKEDEGFEYLLDLTAVDYLGQRPVRFEVVAHFYSLSGNRRLRVCVPLQEERAELPTLTGLWKAADWYEREIWDLYGIRFAGHPDLRRLLLYDEFKGHPLRKDYKMKARQPLIGPEAVGGGASQPREDEADV; from the coding sequence ATGAGCGGGACGCGGACGGAGCGGACCTTCCAGGCCACGGGCAGCTGGGCCGGCCCCGAGCTTACGGAGCGGATCAGCGAGCGCTTCGAGAGCGCCGTGCTGGGCTTCAGCGAGGCCTTCGGCGAGCGCGAGGTCACGGTGCGCCGGGAGATCTGGCCCACCCTGGCGCGCTGGCTCAAGGAGGACGAGGGCTTCGAGTACCTGCTGGACCTGACCGCCGTGGACTACCTGGGGCAGCGCCCGGTCCGCTTCGAGGTGGTGGCCCACTTCTACAGCCTGTCCGGCAACCGGCGCCTGCGGGTCTGCGTGCCGCTCCAGGAGGAGCGCGCCGAGCTGCCCACGCTCACCGGCCTCTGGAAGGCCGCCGACTGGTACGAGCGGGAGATCTGGGATCTCTACGGCATCCGCTTCGCGGGCCACCCGGACCTGCGCCGGCTGCTGTTGTACGACGAGTTCAAGGGGCATCCCCTGCGCAAGGACTACAAGATGAAGGCCCGCCAGCCCCTGATCGGGCCGGAGGCCGTGGGTGGCGGTGCGTCCCAGCCGCGGGAGGATGAAGCGGATGTCTGA
- the nuoB gene encoding NADH-quinone oxidoreductase subunit NuoB, with product MELSPVQRSLELAEPFVTTKLDKVLGWGRKYSIFNYPFVTACCGMEYMSAACSRYDMDRFGAGLPRFSPRQSDVLLVVGTITHKMAPVLKQVYDQMCEPKWVVAFGACTISGGPYNNYAVLQGIDQIIPVDIYIPGCPPHPEIVMDGLIKLQAKIQHQKHEV from the coding sequence ATGGAACTGAGCCCCGTCCAGCGCAGCCTGGAACTGGCCGAACCCTTCGTCACCACCAAGCTCGACAAGGTGCTGGGCTGGGGACGCAAGTACTCGATCTTCAACTATCCCTTCGTGACGGCCTGCTGCGGGATGGAGTACATGTCCGCCGCCTGCAGCCGCTACGACATGGACCGCTTCGGCGCCGGCCTGCCGCGCTTCAGCCCGCGCCAGAGCGACGTGCTGCTGGTGGTGGGCACCATCACGCACAAGATGGCCCCCGTGCTCAAGCAGGTCTACGACCAGATGTGCGAGCCCAAGTGGGTGGTGGCCTTCGGCGCCTGCACCATCTCCGGGGGACCCTACAACAACTACGCCGTGCTGCAGGGCATCGACCAAATCATTCCCGTGGACATCTACATCCCGGGCTGTCCGCCCCACCCGGAGATCGTGATGGACGGACTGATCAAGCTGCAGGCCAAGATCCAGCACCAGAAGCACGAGGTCTGA
- a CDS encoding NADH-quinone oxidoreductase subunit A, producing MTDFNPNVLALAVLFALALGLVTVMYLAATYLGPKRFNRLKLQPFECGMTPVGSPREGGLNSRFYLIAILFVIFDIETIFLYPWAVSYSRLGLFGLLEILVFVGALGVGLIYVLRKGIVAWN from the coding sequence ATGACCGACTTCAATCCCAACGTGCTGGCCCTGGCCGTGCTCTTCGCCCTGGCCCTGGGCCTGGTGACGGTCATGTACCTGGCCGCCACCTACCTGGGTCCCAAACGCTTCAACCGCCTGAAGCTCCAGCCCTTCGAATGCGGCATGACGCCCGTGGGCAGCCCGCGCGAGGGCGGCCTCAACTCCCGCTTTTACTTGATCGCGATCCTCTTCGTCATCTTCGACATCGAGACCATCTTCCTCTATCCCTGGGCCGTGAGCTACAGCCGGCTGGGGCTCTTCGGGCTGCTGGAGATCCTGGTCTTCGTGGGCGCCCTGGGCGTGGGCCTCATCTACGTGCTGCGGAAAGGAATCGTCGCATGGAACTGA